GCAATGCACCAGTGGAAATTGAGGCACCAGAGATTGCATCAACATCAACCGTTTTGGCTCGGTTAGCATTGGCAAGCCAAGTAGTAATGCCGGCGGCACCGATTGTGTTGGGCATGACATTTTCGGCCCAGATACGCTTAATTTTGCCAGTAGTTTCATCAACATCAACCACTGCTTTTATTTGGTTATGAAATCCCTGTTCTTCTGCACTGTATTGACTCATTAGTATTACCTCGTATTTCGTCTTTTGTTCTAACAAGTAGCTAATTATGATAAAAATTAACTTTTACAGCAAAATTATAGATGATATATATCTATAATAGAAATAGAAGTATTTTATGCTTAATAAGGAAAAACAATTATGGAAATTAATAAACTTAGGGTTTTTGTAAGTGTGATTGAAACGCAAAATTTCACGCGGACAGCGCAAAATTTACATCTTAGCCAGCCGAGTGTTAGTTATATTATTAAAGCCATTGAGGATGAAATTGGCCAGCAATTATTTATTCGTAATAAAAGACGCGTTGTACCAACAAAAAATGGCTTGATTTTTTATAATCAAATCAAGCCACTAATTAATAAATATTACTTAGCTTTGCAAAGCATTCAGATTAATGAAACTCAAGAAGCTAATATCATCAATATCGGTTGTGCAGTTACACCTTATCATATCAAGACTATTCCGGACTGGATAAAGAAATTTAGTTTGAAATATCCAAAAGTAAAGTTCAATGTCACCATCTTGGATCATAACAAGCTAAAGCAATACTTAGAAAATGAAGATATTGATATCTTTTTAACCAGTGAGGGTGATGCCAAAGATCTAAAAGGGACTACTTTTTATCCGCTGATGACCGATCACTTTTTTGCGCTTGTTCCACAAAATAATCCTCTCGCAAGTAAACGTCAATTGACGTTAACCGATTTTGACCGTCAAAGCTTGATTTTCATTGATAATAACATCGCCGGAGTCGAATTAATTAGGCTACAAAATAAGGTTAAAAATACTTGTCAAACGCTTAATATTACCTATACTAACGATATTGCCAGTGCCTTAATTCTAGTCAATGCCTTACAAGGTATCACATTTGGACTCAATTTTATTTATATCGGGTTAAATGAAGCACTCACCCAGGTGCCGTTACAGACTAGCCCAGAGGTAACTTATGGAGCTGTGATCAACAGCCATAATGAACGTAAAATCGTCAAGGAATTTATTAAGTTTATTCAAAATGAAGTCTAGAATTGACGCCAATACTATGCCTTTTTAGAGGCACCTGAACTAGCATCTACCGTCTTCTTAGTTTCATCGGGCACCAATTTTTGGCCAGTTTGATCTAGGTACCAGTTAATAATCGGTAATAAATCAACAATCCATTCTGTTACGCCAGCGTATTGGTCATTTTTATCCTTCATATCCTTGAATGAAGCAACCATGTATTCATTTTCACTCGGCTTAACTAGCTCATAGGTCTTGCCCGTTTTGGCATAATCCATGATTGCTTGAACATGGGGCAGAGAAGAACTTTGATGAACTTGAGCCAAAGTTTGTCCTAATTTTTCTGGCCAGCGGGGTGATAAAAGCATCTTCTTTGGAATTTCATTATTGCAGTAAACGTAGCGATCATCTTTATCGATTGTAATCAGTTCAAGTGGCAAGCAGTTAAAAACCGCATCAATTTGGTCAACCGTCATTAAGCCTTGATCTAGTTCAACGTAATCTGAACCTTTAGCAGCATTAACTTTTTTAGA
This genomic window from Lactobacillus panisapium contains:
- a CDS encoding LysR family transcriptional regulator, whose amino-acid sequence is MEINKLRVFVSVIETQNFTRTAQNLHLSQPSVSYIIKAIEDEIGQQLFIRNKRRVVPTKNGLIFYNQIKPLINKYYLALQSIQINETQEANIINIGCAVTPYHIKTIPDWIKKFSLKYPKVKFNVTILDHNKLKQYLENEDIDIFLTSEGDAKDLKGTTFYPLMTDHFFALVPQNNPLASKRQLTLTDFDRQSLIFIDNNIAGVELIRLQNKVKNTCQTLNITYTNDIASALILVNALQGITFGLNFIYIGLNEALTQVPLQTSPEVTYGAVINSHNERKIVKEFIKFIQNEV
- a CDS encoding PAS domain-containing protein; translated protein: MVEHTEESTSSWVTETSKKVNAAKGSDYVELDQGLMTVDQIDAVFNCLPLELITIDKDDRYVYCNNEIPKKMLLSPRWPEKLGQTLAQVHQSSSLPHVQAIMDYAKTGKTYELVKPSENEYMVASFKDMKDKNDQYAGVTEWIVDLLPIINWYLDQTGQKLVPDETKKTVDASSGASKKA